The following are from one region of the Corylus avellana chromosome ca1, CavTom2PMs-1.0 genome:
- the LOC132167138 gene encoding uncharacterized protein LOC132167138, whose protein sequence is MKGVIRFGRRGKLSPKFVGPFEILEKIGTVAYRLALPPNLTGIHNVFHISMLRKYVSDPRDVLEREPLQIQSNMTYEKTPTRILDRREQVLRNMTISLVKVLWSNHSVEEASWELEDSMREKYPYLFE, encoded by the coding sequence ATGAAAGGAGTAATAAGGTTCGGAAGAAGAGGGAAGTTGAGCCCCAAATTTGTGGGTCCCTTTGAGATTCTCGAGAAGATCGGCACGGTGGCATATCGTTTGGCACTACCACCAAACTTGACAGGAATTCACAACGTATTTCACATATCTATGTTAAGGAAGTACGTATCGGACCCTAGGGATGTATTGGAAAGAGAGCCCTTGCAGATTCAATCCAACATGACTTATGAGAAGACACCGACAAGAATACTGGATAGAAGGGAACAAGTCCTTAGGAACATGACTATCTCTTTAGTGAAAGTCTTATGGAGTAACCACTCTGTGGAAGAAGCTTCATGGGAATTGGAGGACAGCATGCGGGAGAAGTACCCGTATCTGTTTGAGTGA